One window of the Vigna radiata var. radiata cultivar VC1973A chromosome 1, Vradiata_ver6, whole genome shotgun sequence genome contains the following:
- the LOC106763076 gene encoding 40S ribosomal protein S3-3, giving the protein MATQMSKKRKFVADGVFFAELNEVLTRELAEDGYSGVEVRVTPMRTEIIIRATRTQAVLGEKGRRIRELTSVVQKRFKFPENSVELYAEKVNNRGLCAIAQAESLRYKLLGGLAVRRACYGVLRFVMESGAKGCEVIVSGKLRAQRAKSMKFKDGYMISSGQPVKDYIDSAVRHVLLRQGVLGIKVKIMLDWDPKGKQGPKTPLPDIVTIHTPKEEEEYARPASVLATADIEVPVA; this is encoded by the exons ATGGCGACTCAGATGAGTAAGAAGAGAAAG TTTGTTGCGGACGGAGTGTTCTTCGCCGAACTGAACGAGGTTTTGACGCGTGAGTTGGCTGAGGATGGTTACTCCGGCGTGGAGGTTAGGGTTACGCCTATGCGAACCGAGATCATCATCAGAGCCACCAGAACCCAAGCTGTTCTAG GTGAGAAGGGAAGGAGAATTAGGGAACTGACTTCAGTGGTGCAGAAGAGATTCAAGTTTCCGGAAAACAGTGTTGAGCTTTATGCGGAAAAGGTGAACAACAGAGGTCTATGTGCCATTGCTCAGGCTGAGTCTCTTCGTTACAAGCTCCTTGGAGGTCTTGCTGTTCGCAG GGCTTGCTATGGTGTTTTGAGATTTGTGATGGAAAGTGGTGCCAAGGGATGCGAG GTAATTGTCAGTGGAAAACTAAGAGCTCAGAGAGCCAAGTCCATGAAATTCAAGGATGGGTACATGATTTCTTCTGGACAACCAGTGAAGGATTACATTGATTCTGCAGTGAGACATGTTCTCCTAAGACAG GGTGTTCTTGGTATAAAGGTTAAGATCATGCTTGATTGGGATCCTAAAGGAAAACAGGGTCCTAAAACTCCCCTCCCAGATATCGTCACAATTCACACTCCAAAGGAGGAGGAAGAGTATGCCCGGCCTGCTTCTGTTTTGGCAACAGCTGATATTGAGGTCCCCGTTGcttga
- the LOC106763067 gene encoding 40S ribosomal protein S3-1 encodes MATQMSKKRKFVADGVFFAELNEVLTRELAEDGYSGVEVRVTPMRTEIIIRATRTQAVLGEKGRRIRELTSVVQKRFKFPENSVELYAEKVNNRGLCAIAQAESLRYKLLGGLAVRRACYGVLRFVMESGAKGCEVIVSGKLRAQRAKSMKFKDGYMISSGQPVKDYIDSAVRHVLLRQGVLGIKVKIMLDWDPKGKQGPKTPLPDIVTIHTPKEEEYSQPATATAPVLANDIEVPVA; translated from the exons ATGGCAACTCAGATGAGTAAGAAGAGAAAG TTTGTTGCGGACGGAGTGTTCTTTGCCGAACTGAACGAGGTCCTGACACGTGAGTTGGCAGAGGATGGTTATTCTGGCGTCGAGGTTAGGGTTACGCCTATGCGCACCGAGATCATCATCAGAGCCACCAGAACCCAAGCCGTTCTCG GTGAGAAGGGGAGGAGAATTAGAGAACTGACTTCAGTGGTGCAGAAGAGGTTCAAGTTTCCTGAGAACAGTGTTGAGCTTTATGCGGAAAAGGTGAACAACAGAGGTCTATGTGCCATTGCTCAGGCCGAGTCTCTTCGCTACAAGCTCCTCGGTGGTCTTGCTGTTCGCAG GGCTTGCTATGGTGTTTTAAGATTTGTGATGGAAAGCGGTGCCAAGGGATGCGAG GTCATTGTTAGTGGAAAACTGAGAGCTCAAAGAGCCAAATCCATGAAATTCAAGGATGGGTATATGATTTCTTCTGGACAACCAGTCAAGGATTACATCGACTCTGCTGTGAGACATGTGCTCCTTAGACAG GGTGTTCTTGGTATAAAGGTTAAGATCATGCTTGATTGGGATCCTAAAGGGAAACAGGGTCCTAAAACTCCCCTCCCAGATATTGTCACAATCCACACTCCCAAAGAGGAAGAATACAGTCAGCCTGCTACTGCTACTGCTCCTGTTTTGGCCAACGATATTGAGGTTCCTGTTGCTTAA
- the LOC106762940 gene encoding histone-lysine N-methyltransferase ASHH3 isoform X2, translating into MPAMKKNSEQTHFGSVFNKLLKELREPVDFELPDWFNKSKPMQYSYIKRNIYLTKKVKRSRFDDDGIFCSCTPSAGSTSVCGRDCHCGMLLSSCSSGCKCGSSCLNKPFQNRPVKKMKLVQTEKCGSGIVADEDIKHGEFVIEYVGEVIDDRTCEERLWNMKHRGETNFYLCEINRDMVIDATYKGNKSRYINHSCCPNTEMQKWIIDGETRIGIFATRDIQKGEHLTYDYQFVQFGADQDCHCGAAACRRKLGVRPTKPKVSSDAALKLVAYQVYQNGRLQIGGSRVNHRKCLHNCIGEVIRIKSFENERFGVIKRFDEHSRKHSIMFEDGRVEIYDMSKEDWELVR; encoded by the exons ATGCCTGCCATGAAAAAG AATTCTGAGCAGACTCATTTTGGATCTGTTTTCAACAAGTTATTGAAGGAGCTTCGAGAACCTGTTGACTTTGAACTTCCTGATTGGTTTAATAAATCAAAGCCAATGCAGTACTCCTATATAAAACGCA atatatatCTCACAAAGAAGGTCAAAAGATCCCGGTTTGACGATGATGGCATATTCTGTTCCTGTACTCCTTCCGCTGGATCTACTAGTGTATGTGGTAGAGATTGCCACTGTGG GATGCTTCTGTCTAGCTGTTCATCAGGCTGTAAATGTGGGAGCTCTTGTCTTAACAAACCGTTCCAGAATCGCCCtgtgaaaaagatgaaattggTTCAG ACTGAGAAATGTGGTTCTGGAATTGTGGCGGATGAAGATATCAAACATGGGGAGTTTGTTATAGAATATGTTGGAGAAG TCATTGATGACAGAACATGTGAGGAAAGGCTTTGGAACATGAAACACCGTGGTGAAACGAATTTCTACTTATGTGAAATCAATCGAGATATGGTGATAGATGCAACATATAAGGGAAACAAATCAAGATACATCAACCATAGTTGCTGTCCAAATACTGAGATGCAGAAATG GATAATTGATGGTGAAACAAGAATTGGCATATTTGCAACTCGTGACATACAAAAGGGCGAGCATCTGACTTACGATTACCA GTTTGTTCAATTTGGTGCAGATCAAGATTGCCACTGTGGTGCTGCTGCATGTAGGCGTAAATTGGGTGTTCGACCTACGAAGCCTAAAGTGTCTTCAGATGCTGCATTAAAATTAGTTGCATACCAG GTTTATCAGAATGGACGCTTGCAAATTG GAGGTTCTCGTGTTAACCACCGAAAATGCTTACACAATTGCATTGGTGAAGTTATTAGAATAAAAAGCTTTGAAAATGAGAG GTTTGGAGTCATTAAAAGGTTTGATGAACATTCTCGAAAACATTCA ATCATGTTTGAGGATGGTCGTGTTGAAATTTATGACATGTCAAAAGAGGACTGGGAGCTTGTGAGATAG
- the LOC106762940 gene encoding histone-lysine N-methyltransferase ASHH3 isoform X1: protein MPLKESRISSTLSDFMPAMKKNSEQTHFGSVFNKLLKELREPVDFELPDWFNKSKPMQYSYIKRNIYLTKKVKRSRFDDDGIFCSCTPSAGSTSVCGRDCHCGMLLSSCSSGCKCGSSCLNKPFQNRPVKKMKLVQTEKCGSGIVADEDIKHGEFVIEYVGEVIDDRTCEERLWNMKHRGETNFYLCEINRDMVIDATYKGNKSRYINHSCCPNTEMQKWIIDGETRIGIFATRDIQKGEHLTYDYQFVQFGADQDCHCGAAACRRKLGVRPTKPKVSSDAALKLVAYQVYQNGRLQIGGSRVNHRKCLHNCIGEVIRIKSFENERFGVIKRFDEHSRKHSIMFEDGRVEIYDMSKEDWELVR from the exons ATGCCTTTGAAGGAATCAA GAATATCAAGTACTCTATCAGATTTCATGCCTGCCATGAAAAAG AATTCTGAGCAGACTCATTTTGGATCTGTTTTCAACAAGTTATTGAAGGAGCTTCGAGAACCTGTTGACTTTGAACTTCCTGATTGGTTTAATAAATCAAAGCCAATGCAGTACTCCTATATAAAACGCA atatatatCTCACAAAGAAGGTCAAAAGATCCCGGTTTGACGATGATGGCATATTCTGTTCCTGTACTCCTTCCGCTGGATCTACTAGTGTATGTGGTAGAGATTGCCACTGTGG GATGCTTCTGTCTAGCTGTTCATCAGGCTGTAAATGTGGGAGCTCTTGTCTTAACAAACCGTTCCAGAATCGCCCtgtgaaaaagatgaaattggTTCAG ACTGAGAAATGTGGTTCTGGAATTGTGGCGGATGAAGATATCAAACATGGGGAGTTTGTTATAGAATATGTTGGAGAAG TCATTGATGACAGAACATGTGAGGAAAGGCTTTGGAACATGAAACACCGTGGTGAAACGAATTTCTACTTATGTGAAATCAATCGAGATATGGTGATAGATGCAACATATAAGGGAAACAAATCAAGATACATCAACCATAGTTGCTGTCCAAATACTGAGATGCAGAAATG GATAATTGATGGTGAAACAAGAATTGGCATATTTGCAACTCGTGACATACAAAAGGGCGAGCATCTGACTTACGATTACCA GTTTGTTCAATTTGGTGCAGATCAAGATTGCCACTGTGGTGCTGCTGCATGTAGGCGTAAATTGGGTGTTCGACCTACGAAGCCTAAAGTGTCTTCAGATGCTGCATTAAAATTAGTTGCATACCAG GTTTATCAGAATGGACGCTTGCAAATTG GAGGTTCTCGTGTTAACCACCGAAAATGCTTACACAATTGCATTGGTGAAGTTATTAGAATAAAAAGCTTTGAAAATGAGAG GTTTGGAGTCATTAAAAGGTTTGATGAACATTCTCGAAAACATTCA ATCATGTTTGAGGATGGTCGTGTTGAAATTTATGACATGTCAAAAGAGGACTGGGAGCTTGTGAGATAG
- the LOC106762940 gene encoding histone-lysine N-methyltransferase ASHH3 isoform X3 — protein MQYSYIKRNIYLTKKVKRSRFDDDGIFCSCTPSAGSTSVCGRDCHCGMLLSSCSSGCKCGSSCLNKPFQNRPVKKMKLVQTEKCGSGIVADEDIKHGEFVIEYVGEVIDDRTCEERLWNMKHRGETNFYLCEINRDMVIDATYKGNKSRYINHSCCPNTEMQKWIIDGETRIGIFATRDIQKGEHLTYDYQFVQFGADQDCHCGAAACRRKLGVRPTKPKVSSDAALKLVAYQVYQNGRLQIGGSRVNHRKCLHNCIGEVIRIKSFENERFGVIKRFDEHSRKHSIMFEDGRVEIYDMSKEDWELVR, from the exons ATGCAGTACTCCTATATAAAACGCA atatatatCTCACAAAGAAGGTCAAAAGATCCCGGTTTGACGATGATGGCATATTCTGTTCCTGTACTCCTTCCGCTGGATCTACTAGTGTATGTGGTAGAGATTGCCACTGTGG GATGCTTCTGTCTAGCTGTTCATCAGGCTGTAAATGTGGGAGCTCTTGTCTTAACAAACCGTTCCAGAATCGCCCtgtgaaaaagatgaaattggTTCAG ACTGAGAAATGTGGTTCTGGAATTGTGGCGGATGAAGATATCAAACATGGGGAGTTTGTTATAGAATATGTTGGAGAAG TCATTGATGACAGAACATGTGAGGAAAGGCTTTGGAACATGAAACACCGTGGTGAAACGAATTTCTACTTATGTGAAATCAATCGAGATATGGTGATAGATGCAACATATAAGGGAAACAAATCAAGATACATCAACCATAGTTGCTGTCCAAATACTGAGATGCAGAAATG GATAATTGATGGTGAAACAAGAATTGGCATATTTGCAACTCGTGACATACAAAAGGGCGAGCATCTGACTTACGATTACCA GTTTGTTCAATTTGGTGCAGATCAAGATTGCCACTGTGGTGCTGCTGCATGTAGGCGTAAATTGGGTGTTCGACCTACGAAGCCTAAAGTGTCTTCAGATGCTGCATTAAAATTAGTTGCATACCAG GTTTATCAGAATGGACGCTTGCAAATTG GAGGTTCTCGTGTTAACCACCGAAAATGCTTACACAATTGCATTGGTGAAGTTATTAGAATAAAAAGCTTTGAAAATGAGAG GTTTGGAGTCATTAAAAGGTTTGATGAACATTCTCGAAAACATTCA ATCATGTTTGAGGATGGTCGTGTTGAAATTTATGACATGTCAAAAGAGGACTGGGAGCTTGTGAGATAG